One window from the genome of Streptomyces sp. NBC_00708 encodes:
- a CDS encoding PQQ-binding-like beta-propeller repeat protein yields the protein MEQLTQHDPRRIGPFEVLARLGAGGMGLVYLARSASGRRVAIKTVRTELAEDQLFRVRFTREVEAARAVSGFYTAAVVDADPRAAVPWLATAYVPAPSLEEIVNECGPMPTQAVRWLAAGIAEALQSIHGAQLVHRDMKPSNVLVVEDGPRVIDFGIASGVSNTRLTMTNVAVGTPAYMSPEQARDSRSVTGASDIFSLGSTLVFAATGHAPYRGANPVETVFMLLREGPDLSGLPDDLRPLIDSCMQMDPSLRPSPADLQSQLAPHLFASGGGDDDGGTASAWLPAAATELIERRRGGGRTAPPVTPPAPEPARPAVPRAQPSSARPGRPPADGGPTAPHQPPGADWDGPWHSGAPARPPAPPAPVPDAGGPVRLTGAQVPIGPGPRAQDVRASAAGADAGPATGWVRPPAGASVAAPAAPVPPPAQAPDSGQSGPARWRPWRFRMSNDVWGTPVVVGDLLYVTSFEVHALDTGNGRRQFKTRDVAWAMAVEGGRIHASDGPSLYALDATTGAERWRTGTDAWVYALKADRGTVVTATRGGGVQAWEAATGEKLWDLTGAQTDFETPEGGPVIHDGTVYVWKDARLKALDARTGAERWSYPIGDAASCGGVPVRVTPAPDGYVYVAAGTRVLAVDIGSGRVRWHFECPAVFLSPPAFAPGPAVTGGGVYLADYLGTVYALDAATGKDRWRIATEARQSTEPVLVVAGNVHVGSGSALYTLDAVTGTPKWRFAAGGEVVGAPVVADGRVHFGSADHVLYTLDAAGGQLRWKLATGGEITGSPVAQGGVVYACSKDRCVYALDALKGTGTGARARA from the coding sequence GTGGAGCAGCTGACGCAGCACGACCCGAGGCGGATCGGCCCCTTCGAGGTGCTGGCACGGCTCGGGGCCGGCGGCATGGGGCTGGTCTATCTGGCCCGGTCGGCGTCCGGCCGACGGGTGGCGATCAAGACCGTCCGTACGGAACTGGCCGAGGACCAGCTGTTCCGGGTGCGTTTCACGCGCGAGGTGGAGGCCGCACGCGCCGTGAGCGGCTTCTACACGGCCGCCGTCGTCGACGCCGACCCGCGCGCCGCCGTGCCGTGGCTCGCCACCGCGTACGTGCCGGCCCCCTCGCTCGAAGAGATCGTGAACGAGTGCGGGCCGATGCCGACCCAGGCGGTGCGCTGGCTGGCGGCGGGCATCGCGGAGGCCCTGCAGTCCATCCACGGGGCGCAGCTCGTCCACCGCGACATGAAGCCGTCGAACGTGCTCGTCGTGGAGGACGGCCCCCGGGTCATCGACTTCGGCATCGCCTCCGGCGTCTCCAACACCCGGCTCACCATGACCAACGTGGCCGTCGGCACGCCGGCGTACATGTCGCCGGAGCAGGCGCGGGACTCGCGGAGCGTGACGGGGGCCAGCGACATCTTCTCGCTCGGCTCGACGCTCGTGTTCGCCGCGACGGGCCATGCGCCGTACCGGGGGGCCAACCCGGTCGAGACGGTGTTCATGCTGCTGCGCGAGGGGCCCGACCTCTCCGGGCTGCCGGACGACCTGCGCCCGCTGATCGACTCCTGCATGCAGATGGACCCCTCGCTGCGGCCCAGCCCCGCCGATCTCCAGTCCCAGCTCGCCCCGCACCTCTTCGCCTCCGGCGGCGGTGACGACGACGGCGGTACGGCCTCCGCGTGGCTGCCGGCCGCCGCGACCGAGCTGATCGAGCGGCGCCGGGGCGGTGGCCGCACCGCGCCGCCGGTCACGCCGCCCGCCCCGGAGCCGGCGCGTCCGGCCGTTCCCCGCGCCCAGCCGTCCTCCGCGCGCCCCGGCCGGCCCCCTGCCGACGGCGGGCCGACCGCGCCCCACCAGCCGCCGGGCGCCGACTGGGACGGGCCCTGGCACAGCGGGGCCCCGGCCCGCCCGCCGGCCCCGCCCGCGCCGGTGCCCGACGCCGGGGGGCCGGTGCGGCTGACCGGCGCCCAGGTGCCGATCGGCCCAGGGCCCCGCGCCCAGGACGTCCGCGCCTCGGCCGCCGGTGCCGACGCCGGGCCCGCGACCGGCTGGGTCCGCCCGCCGGCCGGGGCCTCCGTGGCCGCCCCGGCCGCCCCCGTACCGCCGCCGGCGCAGGCCCCCGACAGCGGGCAGTCCGGGCCCGCACGGTGGCGGCCCTGGCGGTTCCGCATGTCCAACGACGTGTGGGGCACGCCGGTCGTCGTCGGCGACCTGCTCTACGTCACGTCCTTCGAGGTCCACGCGCTGGACACCGGCAACGGGCGGCGCCAGTTCAAGACCCGTGACGTCGCCTGGGCGATGGCCGTCGAGGGCGGCCGCATCCACGCGTCGGACGGCCCCTCCCTCTACGCCCTGGACGCCACCACCGGCGCCGAGCGGTGGCGCACGGGCACGGATGCCTGGGTATACGCGCTCAAGGCCGACCGGGGCACGGTCGTCACCGCGACCCGGGGCGGCGGCGTCCAGGCCTGGGAGGCGGCGACCGGCGAGAAGCTGTGGGACCTCACCGGCGCGCAGACGGACTTCGAGACGCCGGAGGGCGGGCCGGTCATCCACGACGGCACGGTCTACGTCTGGAAGGACGCCCGCCTCAAGGCCCTCGACGCCCGGACCGGTGCCGAGCGCTGGTCGTACCCCATCGGCGACGCGGCCTCCTGCGGCGGCGTCCCGGTCCGGGTGACCCCCGCGCCGGACGGCTATGTGTACGTCGCCGCCGGGACGCGGGTCCTCGCGGTGGACATCGGCTCCGGGCGCGTGCGCTGGCACTTCGAGTGCCCGGCGGTCTTCCTGTCCCCGCCCGCCTTCGCCCCGGGCCCGGCCGTCACCGGCGGCGGGGTCTACCTCGCGGACTACCTCGGTACGGTGTACGCCCTGGACGCCGCGACCGGCAAGGACCGCTGGCGCATCGCCACGGAGGCCCGCCAGTCGACGGAACCGGTGCTCGTGGTCGCGGGCAACGTCCATGTGGGCAGCGGCAGCGCGCTCTACACGCTCGACGCGGTCACCGGCACCCCGAAGTGGCGGTTCGCCGCCGGCGGTGAGGTGGTCGGCGCCCCCGTCGTCGCCGACGGCCGCGTCCACTTCGGCTCCGCGGACCACGTCCTGTACACGCTCGACGCCGCCGGCGGCCAGCTCCGCTGGAAGCTGGCCACGGGCGGCGAGATCACGGGCTCGCCCGTGGCCCAGGGGGGCGTGGTGTACGCGTGCAGCAAGGACCGCTGCGTGTACGCGCTGGACGCCCTGAAGGGCACGGGTACGGGCGCCCGCGCGCGGGCGTAG
- a CDS encoding tetratricopeptide repeat protein, giving the protein MGRDDGPRVRVPRQRDPERGPEDEAVLHFSVLGPVRVGRGGEPLPSGSPQQRALLTALLLRGGHTATAAELIDGIWGDEPPSQALAAVRTYASRLRKVLGPDVLVSDSGGYALRTAPGALDLTVAQELSAEAEKARAGGDRDAARALLNKALGLWDGEALASVPGPYAEYQRTRLEEWRLQLTETRLDLDLEAGCHAEAVSELTALTAAHPLRERLRELLMVALYRSGRQAEALAVYADTRRLLAEELGVDPRQELAQLQQRILRADEELARPADDPAPAAAPVRPAQLPATVPDFTGRSGFVRELGDRLATAEGSVMAVSALAGIGGVGKTTLAVHVAHQARRHFPDGQLYVDLQGAGARAAEPETVLGAFLRALGTADSAIPDTLDERAALYRSTLDGRRVLVLLDNAHDAAQIRPLLPGTEGCAALVTSRVRMVDLAGAHLVDLDVMSPEEALQLFTRIVGEERINSEREAALDVVAACGFLPLAIRIAASRLASRRTWTVSVLAAKLADERRRLDELQAGDLAVKATFELGYGQLEPAQARAFRLLGLADGPDISLAAAAALLDLDPHTAEDLLEALVDTSLVESAAPGRYRYHDLVRLYARSCAERDEQAPGEREEALSRLLDFYLATAACVSAMEKPGDTLVDHLAPTSYGGLTFADRREAQDWLYSEAGTLLACARQTAHGRALPHAVDLLWAAIELAESGANAKEYEATVIAACRAAEESGDGKSEARALLTLANVHHVSGRFDLAEHECRRALRLSAAARDPLPACWASNLLGIVALYENRHTDGEKHLTRAIEDFRELGDRPGEASALCNLSRVHLAMGRTATAVSLAQRGTAMYDEMNHTLKGANGRYALGLALTQSGRLEEAADSLREAYQVFKDSRQRLWEGMALFRLAELDIAALRPAQAAANSETALTVLRGIGGEWRRGNVLTVLGRSLSGIGQIGRAQVCWREALEIFESLGSPEAADVRRLLATETVS; this is encoded by the coding sequence ATGGGCCGTGACGACGGGCCACGGGTACGCGTTCCGCGGCAGCGGGACCCCGAGCGGGGCCCGGAGGACGAGGCCGTGCTGCACTTCTCCGTACTCGGTCCCGTACGGGTCGGGCGCGGCGGCGAGCCGCTGCCGTCCGGATCCCCGCAGCAGCGCGCGCTGCTGACGGCCCTTCTGCTGCGCGGCGGGCACACGGCGACGGCGGCCGAACTCATCGACGGCATCTGGGGCGACGAGCCGCCCTCGCAGGCGCTGGCCGCCGTACGCACCTACGCCTCCCGGCTGCGCAAGGTCCTCGGCCCCGACGTCCTGGTCAGCGACTCCGGCGGCTACGCACTGCGGACCGCTCCCGGCGCGCTGGACCTGACCGTCGCTCAGGAGCTGTCCGCCGAGGCGGAGAAGGCCCGCGCGGGCGGCGACCGCGACGCGGCGCGGGCCCTGCTGAACAAGGCGCTCGGGCTGTGGGACGGCGAGGCGCTGGCCTCGGTGCCGGGCCCGTACGCGGAGTACCAGCGCACCCGTCTGGAGGAGTGGCGCCTCCAGCTCACCGAGACCCGGCTCGATCTGGATCTGGAGGCCGGCTGCCACGCGGAGGCGGTCTCCGAACTGACCGCGCTCACCGCCGCGCACCCGCTGCGGGAGCGGCTGCGCGAGCTGCTGATGGTGGCCCTGTACCGCAGCGGCCGGCAGGCGGAGGCGCTCGCCGTCTACGCGGACACCCGGCGGCTGCTCGCCGAGGAGCTGGGCGTCGACCCGCGCCAGGAGCTGGCCCAGCTCCAGCAGCGCATCCTGCGCGCCGACGAGGAGCTGGCCCGCCCGGCCGACGACCCGGCCCCGGCCGCGGCGCCGGTCCGCCCGGCCCAGCTCCCCGCGACCGTCCCCGACTTCACGGGCCGCAGCGGCTTCGTGCGCGAGCTGGGCGACCGGCTCGCCACGGCGGAGGGCTCCGTGATGGCCGTCTCCGCACTGGCCGGCATCGGCGGTGTCGGCAAGACGACCCTCGCCGTGCACGTCGCCCACCAGGCCCGCAGACACTTCCCGGACGGGCAGCTCTACGTCGACCTCCAGGGCGCCGGGGCACGGGCCGCCGAGCCGGAGACGGTCCTCGGCGCGTTCCTCCGTGCCCTCGGCACAGCCGACTCCGCCATCCCGGACACCCTCGACGAACGCGCCGCCCTCTACCGCTCCACCCTCGACGGCCGCCGGGTCCTGGTCCTCCTCGACAACGCCCACGACGCCGCCCAGATACGGCCGTTGCTCCCCGGTACGGAGGGCTGCGCGGCGCTGGTCACCAGCCGGGTGCGGATGGTCGACCTGGCGGGCGCGCACCTCGTCGACCTGGATGTGATGTCGCCGGAGGAGGCCCTTCAGCTGTTCACCCGGATCGTCGGCGAGGAACGCATCAACTCCGAGCGGGAGGCCGCGCTGGACGTGGTCGCCGCCTGCGGGTTCCTCCCCCTCGCGATCCGTATCGCCGCCTCCCGGCTCGCCTCCCGCCGCACCTGGACGGTCTCCGTCCTGGCCGCCAAGCTCGCGGACGAACGCCGCCGCCTCGACGAGCTCCAGGCGGGCGACCTCGCGGTGAAGGCCACCTTCGAACTCGGCTACGGCCAGCTGGAACCGGCCCAGGCCCGCGCCTTCCGCCTCCTCGGCCTCGCGGACGGCCCCGACATCTCCCTGGCGGCAGCGGCGGCCCTGCTCGACCTGGACCCGCACACGGCGGAGGACCTCCTGGAGGCCCTGGTCGACACGAGCCTGGTCGAGTCCGCCGCCCCGGGCCGCTACCGCTACCACGACCTGGTCCGCCTGTACGCGCGCTCCTGCGCGGAACGCGACGAACAGGCGCCCGGTGAGCGGGAGGAGGCGCTGTCGCGGCTGCTGGACTTCTATCTGGCGACGGCGGCGTGCGTCAGCGCCATGGAGAAGCCGGGCGACACCCTGGTCGACCACCTCGCGCCCACGTCGTACGGCGGGCTGACGTTCGCCGACCGGCGCGAGGCCCAGGACTGGCTGTACAGCGAGGCCGGAACGCTGCTGGCGTGCGCCCGCCAGACGGCCCACGGGCGGGCACTGCCGCATGCCGTGGACCTTCTCTGGGCGGCCATCGAACTGGCGGAGTCGGGGGCGAACGCGAAGGAGTACGAGGCGACGGTCATCGCGGCCTGCCGGGCCGCCGAAGAGTCCGGGGACGGCAAGTCGGAAGCCAGGGCCCTCCTCACCCTCGCCAACGTGCACCACGTGTCGGGCCGCTTCGACCTGGCCGAGCACGAGTGCCGGCGGGCCCTGCGGCTGTCGGCGGCGGCCCGGGACCCGTTGCCCGCCTGCTGGGCGTCGAACCTGCTGGGCATCGTCGCGCTCTACGAGAACCGGCACACGGACGGCGAGAAGCATCTGACCCGCGCCATCGAGGACTTCCGCGAACTGGGCGACCGGCCCGGGGAGGCATCCGCCCTCTGCAACCTCTCGCGCGTCCACCTGGCCATGGGACGTACGGCCACGGCCGTGTCCCTCGCCCAGCGGGGCACCGCCATGTACGACGAGATGAACCACACGCTCAAGGGGGCGAACGGCCGCTACGCGCTGGGGCTCGCACTCACTCAGAGCGGCCGGCTGGAGGAGGCCGCGGACAGCCTCAGGGAGGCGTACCAGGTCTTCAAGGACAGCCGCCAGCGCCTCTGGGAGGGCATGGCGCTGTTCCGCCTGGCGGAGCTGGACATCGCCGCCCTCCGCCCGGCGCAGGCCGCCGCCAACTCCGAGACGGCGCTCACGGTTCTCCGGGGTATCGGCGGGGAATGGCGTCGTGGGAACGTGCTCACGGTCCTGGGCAGGTCCCTGTCGGGGATCGGGCAGATCGGCCGCGCCCAGGTCTGCTGGCGCGAGGCCCTGGAGATATTCGAATCCCTCGGCTCCCCGGAGGCCGCCGACGTCCGGCGGCTCCTCGCCACCGAGACGGTCTCCTGA